One Pochonia chlamydosporia 170 chromosome 5, whole genome shotgun sequence DNA segment encodes these proteins:
- a CDS encoding sexual differentiation process protein isp4 (similar to Aspergillus flavus NRRL3357 XP_002373873.1): MAVLKSDISPAGVTNLTVHSSSNDDDTENHTTQFDPHSSDGDVLSAAGVDMGNDDPSLPCLTLRMWVIGIAFCIVGSGVNTLYTFRFPSVTLSQSAIQFLAYPVGKAWEFVVPDWGVTVFGTRHSLNPGRFNQKENILIYILANLSYMTRLSADVLTEQRVFYGLKAGWGFELLMTLATILFGFAFAGLARPLVVEPPELIWPGVLGNTALNAALHGGGGKKDTSGHAYTWKAARYRFFMLTFVAGFVWYWLPDLIFPALSYFTWICWIAPNNVVVNQVFGMKSGIGLLPFTLDWSQISYIGSPLIVPTWVIFNILASVVFWIWVVTPALYYSNTWLSAYLPLQSNSIFDDTASVYNVSKVIDMRKGFTFDEAKFAAYSGIRLPVTYALNKFGLSFATFASLFTWLFLDKRQEIAKLVGQVRQNLLLPVGHVCDAGGWKNEHTDRLSSQSDTSLWWYGAAAVLGLVFAMFACEYYPVQLRWYGAVLAFTISAVFFLPLTWVFAISNVKINIELFCRLVAGYVWEGKVLANIWFFSLGSISTTKGLAFAQDLKLGMYCNIPPRHLFLVQAVGLVIGSVSQVAVLNWALNHIPRICTSKAPNGFTCPFSRTHFNTSMVWGAVGPRKFFAPGTPYRPLLWFFLLGFLLPIAVYGIRRAFPKARWLRRVHVPLLLGGLGYIPPASGTNYGAWAIVGLLFGLLIKKKRNIWWNKYNFVLSASLDCSTAIAGILIFFAVVYTGASKNLAWWGTKVHMDTCDWKACPYLELAEGAKLE, from the exons ATGGCTGTGTTGAAATCTGATATCAGTCCAGCCGGCGTCACAAACTTGACTGTCCATTCATCTTCAAACGATGATGACACCGAGAATCACACGACACAGTTTGACC CCCATTCTTCCGACGGCGATGTCCTCTCAGCAGCTGGTGTAGACATGGGTAACGACGACCCAAGCTTACCGTGTCTCACGCTGAGGATGTGGGTTATCGGTATTGCGTTCTGTATCGTTGGGAGTGGTGTGAATACTCTCTACACGTTTCGATTTCCATCCGTCACCTTGTCGCAGTCTGCGATCCAGTTCTTAGCCTATCCTGTGGGTAAGGCTTGGGAGTTCGTTGTGCCAGACTGGGGCGTCACCGTTTTTGGGACACGGCACAGCTTAAATCCAGGTAGATTTAATCAGAAA GAGAATATTCTGATCTATATCCTCGCCAACTTGAGCTACATGACACGTCTTAGTGCTGATGTTTTAACTGAGCAAAGGGTGTTTTATGGTCTGAAGGCTGGCTGGGGGTTCGAGTTATTGATGACACTGGCCACCATTTTGTTTGGCTTCGCCTTTGCAGGTCTGGCACGACCTCTTGTGGTGGAACCGCCCGAGTTGATCTGGCCGGGTGTTTTAGGAAACACTGCCCTCAACGCTGCTCTTCATGGCGGAGGCGGGAAAAAAGATACTTCTGG GCACGCTTATACTTGGAAGGCGGCACGGTACAGGTTTTTTATGCTTACCTTCGTGGCTGGATTTGTTTGGTACTGGCTTCCGGATCTGATCTTTCCCGCTCTAAGCTATTTCACTTGGATTTGCTGGATCGCGCCGAATAATGTGGTAGTTAACCAAGTGTTTGGTATGAAGAGTGGCATTGGCCTCCTTCCGTTTACTCTTGACT GGAGTCAAATATCCTACATAGGCTCACCTCTCATCGTCCCGACTTGggtcatcttcaacataCTGGCCTCTGTCGTCTTTTGGATCTGGGTCGTGACACCGGCCCTGTATTACTCCAACACTTGGTTGTCAGCATATCTCCCCTTACAAAGCAATTCCATCTTTGATGATACAGCTAGCGTGTACAATGTTTCCAAGGTCATTGATATGAGAAAAGGGTTTACCTTTGACGAGGCCAAGTTTGCGGCATACTCAGGC ATCCGGTTGCCGGTTACGTATGCTTTGAACAAGTTCGGCCTCTCTTTCGCCACTTTTGCATCGCTTTTTACATGGCTCTTCCTCGATAAGCGGCAAGAGATTGCGAagcttgttggccaggtcCGACAGAACCTACTCTTGCCAGTGGGCCATGTTTGTGATGCAGGTGGCTGGAAGAACGAACATACAGACCGATTATCGTCGCAATCAGACACCTCTTTGTGGTGGTACGGTGCTGCGGCTGTTCTAGGTCTGGTTTTTGCCATGTTTGCCTGCGAATACTATCCTGTTCAGCTACGTTGGTACGGAGCTGTTCTGGCGTTCACAATATCTGCTGTTTTCTTTCTGCCA CTTACTTGGGTGTTTGCGATATCTAATGTGAAGATTAATATTGAACTGTTCTGTCGACTTGTTGCCGGATATGTCTGGGAAGGAAAGGTTCTGGCCAACATCTGGTTCTTTTCCCTTGGATCAatatccaccaccaaaggaCTTGCTTTTGCACAGGACCTCAAGTTGGGGATGTACTGCAAC ATTCCTCCTCGTCATTTGTTCCTTGTGCAGGCAGTAGGTCTGGTTATCGGTAGCGTGTCTCAAGTCGCCGTACTGAATTGGGCGCTTAATCACATACCCAGAATTTGTACATCCAAGGCCCCCAATGGGTTCACATGTCCTTTCTCCCGAACCCATTTCAACACCAGTATGGTATGGGGAGCCGTCGGCCCTCGCAAGTTCTTTGCTCCGGGCACGCCTTATCGACCTCTCCTCTGGTTCTTCTTACTTGGTTTTCTGCTGCCCATTGCTGTATATGGCATTCGACGTGCATTTCCCAAGGCACGGTGGCTGCGACGAGTGCATGTTCCGTTGCTGCTTGGTGGATTAGGATATATTCCCCCAGCGTCTGGCACAAACTACGGCGCGTGGGCTATTGTGGGACTGTTGTTTGGGCTCCTGATCAAGAAAAAGCGAAATATATGGTGGAACAAGTACAATTTTGTATTGAGTGCATCACTTGACTGTTCGACGGCGATTGCAGGTATTCTGATATTCTTTGCTGTTGTATACACGGGAGCATCGAAGAACCTCGCATGGTGGGGAACCAAAGTACACATG GACACGTGCGACTGGAAGGCCTGCCCATACCTGGAGCTTGCCGAAGGAGCAAAGTTGGAATGA
- a CDS encoding short-chain dehydrogenase (similar to Metarhizium acridum CQMa 102 XP_007811428.1) — MAQMFSRGTFTQSFLIPKPVLTEENLPDQTGKVHLVTGGYTGLGKELTSILYRHNATIYVAGRSEDKAATAIADITAKNPESTGRLEFLHLDLSDLTTIKPAVDKFIANEKRLDVLVNNAGVMMCPKGSKGKQGHELQLVTNCLGPFLFTKGLVPILKETAITSPPGSVRVIWASSLVANLLSPTGGVKLGEDDAPQISSFQPTNYGQSKAANNFYAAEFSRRYGGDGILSVAFNPGNLATELQRHLDPVNLLTAKLINHPARFGAYTELYAGWSPDITVEDGGMFVIPWGRKGNDILRNDLRKAIEESKTDENSVPRRFWEWSDRETSQYA, encoded by the coding sequence ATGGCCCAAATGTTTTCACGGGGGACATTCACCCAATCATTCCTCATCCCAAAACCTGTCCTTACCGAAGAGAACCTTCCCGATCAGACTGGAAAGGTTCATCTCGTCACAGGAGGGTACACCGGTCTTGGCAAAGAGTTGACCTCCATCCTGTATCGACATAATGCAACCATCTATGTGGCTGGAAGAAGCGAGGACAAGGCAGCAACTGCCATCGCAGACATCACGGCCAAAAATCCGGAATCCACAGGCAGACTCGAATTCTTGCATTTGGATTTGTCAGACCTAACTACCATCAAGCCGGCTGTTGACAAGTTCATTGCCAACGAGAAGCGTCTCGATGTGTTGGTCAACAATGCTGGCGTAATGATGTGCCCAAAAGGCAGCAAGGGCAAACAAGGGCACGAGCTTCAACTGGTCACCAATTGCCTCGGGCCCTTCCTCTTCACCAAAGGACTCGTTCCCATTCTGAAAGAAACGGCTATAACTAGCCCACCGGGCTCAGTGCGCGTCATCTGGGCCAGTTCTCTTGTCGCCAATTTGCTGTCACCCACCGGCGGTGTCAAGCtgggtgaagatgatgcacCTCAGATATCGTCATTCCAGCCCACAAACTATGGTCAATCCAAAGCTGCCAACAACTTCTACGCTGCCGAATTTAGTAGACGATACGGAGGAGATGGTATTCTGAGCGTCGCGTTCAACCCCGGCAACCTCGCGACCGAACTGCAGCGCCATTTGGACCCCGTCAACTTGCTAACTGCCAAACTGATCAACCATCCTGCTCGATTTGGCGCATACACAGAACTCTATGCAGGCTGGAGCCCCGATATAACTGTTGAGGATGGAGGCATGTTTGTCATTCCGTGGGGTAGAAAAGGCAATGACATCTTGAGAAACGACTTGCGAAAAGCAATTGAAGAGTCAAAAACCGATGAGAATTCAGTACCCAGGCGATTTTGGGAGTGGAGTGATAGAGAGACTTCGCAGTATGCATAA